In Ruania zhangjianzhongii, the following proteins share a genomic window:
- a CDS encoding histidine phosphatase family protein translates to MQVIMVRHGESHWNVEQRYQGQADSGLTERGRAQAAQAARTLVEEVGRMETVWSSDLPRARDTAQAYADLTGATVVEDKRLREISVGDWSGRTLEEVAAELPEVVAASKAGLDPRRGGGETFVEQRARVSECLEELAQTGLDQVLVFTHGGSIQVGAAYAAGLPSPGHHSMAPASNCSRTVLRLGGVGHAVVRYNVPLPGGVETY, encoded by the coding sequence ATGCAGGTCATCATGGTGCGTCACGGCGAGTCGCACTGGAACGTGGAGCAGCGCTACCAGGGGCAGGCCGACTCCGGCCTCACCGAACGGGGACGCGCCCAAGCAGCGCAGGCGGCCCGCACGCTGGTGGAGGAAGTCGGCCGAATGGAGACAGTCTGGAGCAGCGACCTGCCCCGGGCACGAGACACCGCACAGGCGTATGCCGATCTCACCGGTGCCACCGTGGTGGAGGACAAGCGCCTGCGCGAGATCAGTGTGGGCGACTGGTCAGGTCGAACGCTGGAGGAGGTGGCTGCGGAGCTACCTGAGGTGGTGGCTGCCTCCAAGGCCGGGCTGGACCCACGCCGTGGCGGTGGGGAGACCTTTGTGGAGCAGCGTGCCCGGGTCTCGGAGTGCCTGGAGGAGCTCGCGCAGACCGGTCTCGACCAGGTTCTCGTGTTCACCCACGGCGGGTCGATCCAAGTGGGCGCGGCCTACGCGGCGGGCCTTCCCAGCCCGGGGCACCACAGCATGGCGCCGGCGAGCAACTGCTCTCGGACGGTGCTCCGGTTGGGCGGGGTGGGCCACGCGGTGGTGCGGTACAACGTGCCGCTCCCTGGGGGTGTGGAGACCTACTGA
- a CDS encoding sulfatase-like hydrolase/transferase yields MTNVVLLVSDEHNPRYSSTYGHEVVRTPNMDRLAARGTVYENAYCPSPLCVPSRTAFMAGRYTHETQAYNNSKVLERRHPSYGGELAEQGVHTVYVGGGSNLYRDPFALGFSEMLGVRRTGKGLGTHSIQAERPSRKPLMTTTAHGPVEDMYAPEGAHIDDAIDWLQTRGQGLARPWTMTIEINPPHPPYTTEPRYWEMYQGLGDVPACGLEQESAQHPHAQDARDNGRWDFTEELVRQLRQGYFGAVSYVDDQLGRLLDAVDAAGLTEDTVVCYATDHGEMLGKFGMWGKTSMYEDSVRIPLIAAGPGFTPGQRVSTSVSSLDLQAAMFHAVGARRPEAWRGVPLQLIPADDPSRPAFATYHGHNVRGGSFMLRLGEWKLLYHTAAPHQLFNLRDDPEELVNLWADRPDIVGKLERELRAVCDPEAVDRDAAAVRRRQYQEVQVLVDQYGSQTRLVPWEES; encoded by the coding sequence ATGACGAACGTGGTGCTGCTCGTCAGCGACGAGCACAATCCTCGATACTCCTCGACCTACGGTCACGAGGTGGTCCGGACCCCGAACATGGACCGGCTCGCGGCTCGTGGCACGGTGTACGAGAACGCCTACTGCCCGTCGCCGCTGTGTGTGCCGTCGCGAACGGCCTTCATGGCGGGCCGGTACACCCACGAGACGCAGGCCTACAACAACTCGAAGGTGCTGGAACGGCGTCATCCCAGCTACGGGGGAGAGCTTGCGGAGCAGGGTGTACACACCGTCTATGTGGGTGGTGGGTCCAACCTCTACCGGGACCCGTTCGCGCTCGGATTCTCCGAGATGCTGGGAGTGAGACGCACCGGCAAGGGCCTAGGGACCCATTCCATCCAGGCCGAGCGTCCCTCGAGAAAGCCGCTGATGACGACCACCGCCCACGGCCCCGTCGAGGACATGTATGCGCCGGAGGGAGCTCATATCGACGATGCGATCGACTGGCTGCAGACTCGGGGTCAAGGACTGGCCCGACCCTGGACGATGACGATCGAGATCAACCCGCCCCATCCTCCGTACACCACGGAGCCGCGCTACTGGGAGATGTACCAGGGGCTTGGCGATGTGCCCGCCTGCGGACTCGAGCAGGAGTCGGCCCAGCATCCGCACGCCCAGGACGCGCGCGACAACGGCCGCTGGGACTTTACTGAGGAGCTCGTCCGTCAGCTGCGGCAGGGCTACTTCGGCGCTGTTAGTTACGTAGACGACCAGCTCGGGCGACTGCTTGACGCCGTGGACGCCGCTGGCCTGACCGAGGACACCGTGGTCTGCTATGCCACCGACCACGGTGAGATGCTTGGCAAGTTCGGTATGTGGGGCAAGACGAGCATGTACGAGGATTCGGTGCGCATCCCCCTCATCGCCGCTGGCCCTGGGTTCACGCCCGGCCAGCGGGTGAGCACCTCAGTCTCCAGCCTCGATCTGCAGGCCGCGATGTTCCACGCCGTCGGCGCTCGCCGACCGGAGGCGTGGCGCGGTGTGCCCCTGCAGCTGATCCCCGCCGATGACCCGAGCCGGCCGGCGTTCGCCACCTACCACGGACACAACGTCCGCGGAGGATCGTTCATGCTGCGGCTGGGTGAGTGGAAGCTGCTCTATCACACGGCAGCCCCGCACCAGCTGTTCAACCTCCGTGACGACCCGGAGGAGCTGGTGAACCTCTGGGCGGACCGGCCCGATATCGTCGGCAAGCTCGAGAGGGAGCTGCGTGCCGTGTGTGACCCGGAGGCCGTTGACCGGGACGCCGCTGCGGTTCGCCGGCGGCAGTATCAAGAAGTGCAAGTGCTAGTTGACCAGTACGGGTCGCAGACACGGCTGGTGCCGTGGGAGGAGTCATAG
- a CDS encoding LamG-like jellyroll fold domain-containing protein, translating into MVHSRRTSPLPASALRRTLTTALAGVLALGLWSASASAEPGPGQAAPPEPDLLDVDLTGEPFQDAAMGREPTVVGTEPPIAPGPALGHPVATFDGTNAVRYYVPGIYDTTEFTVECTIRVGGPESEVDNRNNFCGSKEGGGFSLNAGEQVKVLLNVDGTYYTVETDIAHGVWYHVAGVWDGAALALYINGELVDEVAAEGDQIRTPSAEYFYLAADTDPAGDPEFIATGQLAQAALYSSALSAEEVAARYAEVFAEQTDQEPSFELISPAPESRLRAPTTLAADVQNADLLAGDLSLSLDGEQITPGDEIGPGLSRGEHTLAYRGMDRLGRAIAGDVTFTAAAIPTGDGATQSSGDGTAQLTARATHPTGGALRTTFLAGDLSAAEQAESGSIRAAAFDRETGVAGDVELQEASAVDDPLLPADGEEFDSPASAEIPALQADVPFTAAGQSVVWRGNVDPAREVHLLLLSTETGRYEVADSARGSADRQIQLSTSASEENDVDGVVRTLVVGVDPFADDLDNPVEDGFEDPDGVDFSLMHITDTQYMVGAATNPDKPPAEQDEWLAGYQDSYRWLAEHGEEHQVEFVAHTGDLVDSWANDSDRDRAIAQFELALQSQEMLEETGIPNAVLPGNHDNLNGQESGSDSLYNSYFGPERYEQLAQSEGWRQRDAEYHPWQPGDNDNGYVLFSAGGEDFVVVTLGYQVTEEEGDWASAVFEEYSARNGIVMTHAAHKTSSQPNGRDGVRTADGELISERVMEESPNVMLLLAGHVTGVTINVRQDVGQNGNNVVELTHDYQGYRIGTDHLGLTDIGNYDGDTPVTFGATFFRLLQFDLDRGELSVDTYSAYLDEFGATDYDTDERYNGEEDDFRVPIQTQGRTTAFTTDALVGLTPTEAIIGAVTHDSGEDATVTWEDLEDGVPYGWFAVTRDVVETDDVDGLRTLALTGTADADLDEGIVQFGVFTGTGEAQGSEPAPTEPAPERPAPDEPDPMSPDPGQAPAPGGSAPGGVPAVDEPVPGEGPAPAAAGAPSSELASTGAEQLPLLIAVLMLVLTGVMIRRRVRA; encoded by the coding sequence ATGGTTCACTCCCGCCGCACATCACCCCTGCCCGCCTCAGCCTTGCGGCGCACGCTCACGACCGCACTCGCCGGGGTGCTCGCGCTAGGTCTCTGGTCAGCCTCCGCCTCAGCGGAGCCGGGCCCCGGGCAGGCAGCGCCCCCGGAGCCGGACCTGCTCGACGTGGACCTGACCGGGGAGCCGTTTCAGGACGCGGCCATGGGCCGCGAGCCGACGGTGGTGGGCACGGAGCCGCCGATCGCGCCGGGGCCGGCGCTCGGCCACCCCGTTGCCACCTTCGACGGCACCAATGCCGTGCGGTACTACGTGCCCGGGATCTATGACACCACCGAGTTCACCGTCGAGTGCACGATTCGCGTAGGCGGACCGGAATCGGAAGTGGACAACCGCAACAACTTCTGCGGCAGCAAGGAGGGCGGCGGCTTCTCGCTGAACGCAGGTGAGCAGGTCAAGGTCCTCCTCAACGTGGACGGGACCTACTACACGGTCGAGACAGACATTGCCCACGGAGTCTGGTACCACGTGGCCGGGGTCTGGGACGGCGCCGCCCTCGCGTTGTATATCAACGGCGAGCTCGTTGACGAGGTCGCCGCAGAGGGCGATCAGATCAGGACCCCGTCGGCCGAGTACTTCTACCTCGCCGCGGATACCGACCCGGCCGGCGACCCCGAGTTCATCGCCACCGGACAACTTGCTCAGGCGGCCCTGTACAGCAGCGCGCTCTCGGCCGAGGAGGTGGCGGCCCGGTACGCCGAGGTGTTCGCCGAGCAGACCGACCAGGAGCCATCCTTCGAGCTGATCAGCCCCGCCCCTGAGTCGCGGCTGCGGGCACCGACCACGCTGGCAGCGGACGTGCAGAATGCGGACCTGCTCGCCGGCGACCTGTCCCTCAGCCTTGACGGTGAGCAGATCACGCCCGGGGACGAGATCGGACCTGGCCTGAGCCGGGGCGAGCACACCCTCGCCTACCGAGGAATGGACAGACTGGGACGCGCCATAGCCGGCGACGTCACGTTCACCGCAGCGGCAATCCCCACCGGTGACGGCGCAACCCAGAGCAGCGGAGATGGGACGGCGCAGCTCACCGCCCGAGCGACCCATCCAACGGGCGGCGCGCTTCGCACCACGTTCCTGGCCGGGGACCTCTCCGCAGCGGAGCAGGCCGAATCCGGAAGTATCCGTGCGGCTGCCTTCGACCGTGAGACGGGCGTGGCGGGCGACGTCGAGCTGCAGGAGGCGAGCGCCGTCGACGATCCGCTGCTTCCGGCTGACGGCGAAGAGTTCGACTCTCCCGCCAGCGCCGAGATCCCCGCCCTGCAGGCCGATGTGCCGTTCACCGCGGCCGGCCAGTCCGTGGTGTGGCGCGGCAATGTCGACCCAGCCCGTGAAGTACACCTACTCCTGCTCAGTACCGAGACCGGCCGGTATGAGGTGGCGGACTCGGCCCGAGGCTCCGCAGATCGCCAGATCCAGCTGAGCACCTCGGCTTCGGAGGAGAACGATGTCGACGGCGTGGTCCGGACCCTCGTCGTGGGCGTTGACCCGTTCGCCGACGACCTGGACAACCCGGTCGAGGATGGGTTCGAGGACCCTGACGGCGTCGACTTCTCGCTGATGCACATCACCGACACCCAGTACATGGTGGGAGCAGCGACCAACCCGGACAAGCCGCCCGCCGAGCAGGACGAGTGGCTGGCCGGCTACCAGGACTCCTACCGATGGCTGGCCGAGCACGGCGAGGAGCACCAGGTCGAGTTCGTCGCGCACACGGGTGACCTCGTGGATAGCTGGGCCAACGACTCAGACCGGGACCGCGCGATCGCTCAGTTCGAGCTCGCCTTGCAGAGCCAGGAGATGCTGGAGGAGACCGGGATCCCGAACGCCGTGCTGCCGGGCAACCATGACAACCTCAACGGTCAGGAGTCTGGCTCGGACAGCCTCTACAACAGCTACTTCGGCCCGGAGCGCTACGAGCAGCTCGCCCAGAGCGAGGGCTGGCGACAGCGCGATGCCGAGTACCACCCGTGGCAGCCCGGTGACAATGACAACGGCTACGTGCTCTTCTCCGCAGGTGGTGAGGACTTCGTGGTGGTCACTCTCGGGTATCAGGTCACCGAGGAGGAAGGCGACTGGGCCAGCGCTGTGTTCGAGGAGTACTCGGCTCGCAACGGCATCGTGATGACCCACGCGGCCCACAAGACCAGCTCGCAGCCGAATGGCCGCGATGGGGTGCGCACGGCCGACGGGGAACTCATCAGCGAGCGCGTGATGGAGGAGAGTCCGAACGTCATGCTGCTGCTGGCCGGGCACGTCACCGGCGTGACCATCAACGTTCGCCAGGATGTGGGACAGAACGGCAACAACGTGGTCGAGCTCACCCATGACTACCAGGGCTACCGGATCGGGACCGACCATCTTGGTCTGACCGACATCGGCAACTACGACGGTGACACACCCGTCACCTTCGGTGCCACGTTCTTCCGGCTGCTCCAGTTCGACCTCGACCGTGGCGAACTGAGTGTGGACACCTACTCCGCCTATCTGGACGAGTTCGGTGCCACCGACTATGACACCGACGAGCGTTACAACGGCGAGGAGGACGACTTCCGGGTGCCGATCCAGACCCAGGGTCGCACCACGGCGTTCACCACCGACGCGCTCGTCGGGCTGACGCCCACCGAGGCAATCATCGGCGCGGTGACTCATGACTCCGGTGAGGACGCCACGGTGACCTGGGAGGACCTGGAGGACGGGGTTCCGTACGGGTGGTTCGCCGTCACCAGGGACGTCGTCGAGACCGACGACGTCGACGGACTGCGCACGTTGGCGCTGACCGGCACAGCCGATGCCGATCTCGATGAGGGCATCGTCCAGTTCGGGGTCTTCACCGGCACAGGGGAGGCGCAGGGCAGCGAGCCGGCGCCCACTGAGCCCGCCCCGGAGCGCCCCGCCCCAGATGAGCCAGATCCGATGAGTCCTGATCCGGGGCAGGCTCCCGCTCCTGGTGGTTCGGCTCCGGGAGGGGTGCCTGCGGTGGACGAGCCTGTCCCGGGAGAGGGTCCCGCACCCGCTGCAGCAGGGGCTCCGAGCTCCGAGCTGGCGAGCACGGGAGCGGAGCAGCTACCGCTGTTGATCGCCGTGCTCATGCTCGTGCTGACCGGTGTGATGATCCGACGAAGGGTGCGTGCATGA
- a CDS encoding carbohydrate ABC transporter permease: MFDGIVVVALIVIGLFALVPLLVVVAASLTPYSEVLANGGYVLFPTSFTLEGYIAMWNTTRIPQAMLVSTFVTVVGTALNMILSTGIAWPLSRKEMPGRTFILLALVFTTVFNAGIIPTYLIVKNTGLLNSIWAMIIPSALSVFNVFIMKTFFEGLPSELSESARLDGAGEVRLLLRIIFPLAVPVLLTIGLFYAVANWNTFFAAIFYVRDASLQPLQVVLRDLLTSNPDAAFDPDEVTPALTLRMAAVVITALPMIVVYPFIQKHFQKGVLIGSVKS; this comes from the coding sequence GTGTTCGACGGTATCGTTGTCGTCGCCCTGATCGTCATTGGGCTTTTCGCCCTGGTGCCGCTGCTCGTGGTGGTGGCCGCCTCGCTGACACCGTACTCCGAGGTTCTCGCCAATGGCGGGTACGTGCTGTTCCCGACGAGCTTCACCCTTGAGGGCTACATCGCGATGTGGAACACCACACGAATCCCGCAAGCGATGCTCGTGAGCACCTTCGTCACTGTGGTGGGGACGGCGCTCAACATGATCCTCAGCACCGGCATCGCCTGGCCCCTGAGCCGCAAGGAAATGCCGGGCCGGACCTTCATCCTGCTGGCGCTGGTGTTCACCACCGTGTTCAACGCGGGAATCATCCCCACCTACCTCATCGTCAAGAACACAGGTTTGCTCAACTCGATCTGGGCAATGATCATCCCCTCGGCGCTGAGCGTCTTCAACGTGTTCATCATGAAGACGTTCTTCGAGGGGCTACCCAGCGAGCTATCGGAGTCAGCCCGGCTGGACGGGGCCGGTGAGGTGCGGCTGCTGCTGCGGATCATCTTCCCGCTCGCCGTGCCGGTGCTGTTGACCATCGGGCTCTTCTACGCCGTGGCCAACTGGAACACCTTCTTCGCTGCCATCTTCTACGTGCGGGACGCGTCACTACAGCCGTTGCAGGTGGTGTTGCGCGACCTGCTCACCTCAAACCCCGATGCAGCCTTCGACCCGGATGAGGTGACACCCGCGCTCACGCTTCGCATGGCCGCGGTAGTGATCACCGCCCTGCCGATGATCGTCGTCTACCCGTTCATCCAGAAGCACTTCCAGAAGGGAGTGCTCATCGGCTCTGTCAAGTCTTGA
- a CDS encoding ABC transporter permease, giving the protein MVMAESAQHQLSHTEQRAAKRPAPSRRRRTWAHIKRYKALYIMMVPALAYVAVYKYGPMYGLLIAFKNYNLGLGILASQWADPWYRHFSEFFSSPYAGQLLTNTLLISVYKLVIGTVAAIVVALLFNECRTNWFRRTVQTVSYMPHFLSWVIVYGVCVALLSQSTGVLNNFLSDTFGFTVPFLNSTDWFRTVLVTSDVWKDIGWGAIIYLAAMVGINQDLYEAARMDGAGRLRQIWSITLPGIRNVIILLLVLKIGGILDAGFDQIFVFLNPQVYSVGDIIDTWVYRAGLVDLNYSQAAAVGLFKSVIGFVLMVTVNRMARRWDGQVW; this is encoded by the coding sequence ATGGTGATGGCAGAATCCGCTCAGCACCAGCTGAGTCATACGGAGCAGAGGGCCGCCAAGCGACCGGCTCCCTCCCGCAGGCGCCGCACCTGGGCTCATATCAAGCGGTACAAGGCCCTGTACATCATGATGGTGCCGGCCCTTGCGTATGTGGCTGTGTACAAGTACGGCCCGATGTATGGCCTGCTTATTGCCTTCAAGAACTACAACCTGGGCCTCGGGATCCTGGCGAGTCAGTGGGCCGACCCGTGGTACCGCCACTTCTCAGAATTCTTCAGCTCGCCTTACGCCGGCCAGCTATTGACGAACACCCTCCTCATCTCGGTGTACAAACTCGTCATCGGAACGGTTGCGGCCATCGTGGTGGCGCTGTTGTTCAACGAGTGCCGGACCAACTGGTTCCGTCGCACGGTGCAGACCGTCAGTTATATGCCGCACTTCCTCTCCTGGGTGATTGTCTACGGTGTGTGTGTCGCTCTGCTCTCGCAAAGTACCGGGGTGCTGAACAATTTCCTGTCGGATACCTTCGGCTTTACGGTTCCCTTTCTGAACTCCACCGACTGGTTCCGCACCGTCCTGGTCACTTCCGACGTCTGGAAGGACATTGGCTGGGGAGCGATCATTTATTTGGCCGCAATGGTGGGAATCAACCAGGACTTGTACGAGGCTGCTCGCATGGATGGTGCCGGGAGGTTGCGTCAGATCTGGAGCATCACACTGCCTGGGATCAGGAACGTCATTATCCTTTTGCTCGTGCTGAAGATCGGCGGAATCCTCGACGCCGGGTTCGATCAGATCTTCGTCTTTCTCAACCCGCAGGTGTACTCGGTAGGCGACATTATCGATACTTGGGTATATCGAGCGGGTCTTGTCGATTTGAACTATAGCCAGGCAGCCGCGGTGGGTCTTTTCAAGTCGGTGATCGGATTCGTTCTCATGGTGACGGTGAATCGGATGGCGCGACGCTGGGATGGTCAAGTATGGTAA
- a CDS encoding YesL family protein, with translation MLERFWECVGLNTLWVLGCLPVLTAGSSTVALFEVVGQRRRGEYRPIARAYWAGFRRAPLARAGITLVILLALLGAVQTLTTGMALRDATLAVVFQAAGLLGLLAVGGAVVTALPLRAQPEGRSLLASLRIAGAAGLGRPMTTVAALMLTVAVVVGVVLVPPLLLVLGWVWATLVTSLSASVLEGRQKVKSAGRRRSTW, from the coding sequence GTGCTCGAGCGGTTCTGGGAATGTGTCGGCCTCAATACCCTCTGGGTACTGGGCTGCTTGCCGGTGCTCACTGCGGGCAGCTCGACCGTGGCGCTTTTCGAGGTGGTCGGTCAGCGCCGCCGTGGTGAGTACCGTCCGATAGCCCGGGCCTACTGGGCGGGGTTCAGGCGGGCGCCGCTAGCGCGTGCCGGGATCACGCTGGTGATCCTGCTCGCGCTGCTTGGTGCGGTGCAGACGCTGACGACGGGCATGGCCCTGCGCGATGCGACGCTGGCCGTAGTCTTCCAGGCTGCGGGCCTCCTCGGCCTTCTTGCCGTCGGTGGCGCCGTAGTCACCGCGTTGCCGTTGCGTGCACAGCCGGAAGGCCGGTCGCTGCTTGCGAGTCTGCGGATCGCCGGGGCGGCCGGCCTCGGCCGGCCGATGACTACGGTCGCGGCGCTGATGCTCACGGTGGCCGTCGTGGTCGGCGTGGTGCTGGTGCCGCCGCTGCTGCTTGTCCTGGGGTGGGTCTGGGCGACTCTGGTGACGAGTTTGTCGGCCTCCGTGCTAGAGGGTCGGCAGAAGGTCAAGAGCGCCGGACGGAGGCGGTCGACATGGTGA
- a CDS encoding extracellular solute-binding protein — MTIHIALGGSGNNHNPPEDNPIATGIGEAIGATVIHDQEPEDVSASLAAGDSPDIFQVTRNELNTYMEQGLVLDLTPYEDQLGDYVDFVGQDTVDQGRIDGQLMAITPYQNNTNDGTYWVRQDWLDNLDMEIPTNAEEFREVLRAFTEDDPDGNGSDDTYGLTGSSPGTYKYLWGAFGTPGPGRIYADEAGEIRDSYQDEGMAEAVEYIADLETSGFVDPDSYTIDGLEARDRGFQGTAGVMGVSWTAVVKEPSASLGREANPDAEWAQIDQLQQADGSPGMLPVSTDSASMYAIPSSLEGDDAKIEKIIGLINYLSTPEGNRFAMWGEEGTHYEVDDDGNISALPARDDFENGIFFIYLVAGREELPYLEALFPDLMDYIEVAHGQPTVTTWEEYVVPPDGYNRADADRFSEDQMVQLMTGQQPASNYQDVVDTLQGQFGYAEFVDAAREQLADVNTEN; from the coding sequence GTGACGATTCATATCGCACTGGGCGGATCGGGTAACAACCACAACCCGCCCGAGGACAATCCGATTGCCACCGGAATTGGTGAGGCGATTGGCGCCACCGTCATCCATGACCAGGAGCCGGAAGACGTCTCGGCTTCACTGGCGGCGGGTGACTCCCCGGACATCTTCCAGGTGACCAGGAACGAACTGAACACCTATATGGAACAAGGTCTGGTGCTGGACCTGACTCCCTATGAGGACCAGTTGGGTGATTACGTCGATTTCGTCGGACAGGACACCGTCGACCAGGGCAGAATCGATGGCCAGCTGATGGCCATCACGCCCTATCAGAACAACACCAACGATGGTACGTACTGGGTCCGCCAGGACTGGCTGGACAACCTCGACATGGAGATCCCCACCAACGCCGAGGAGTTCCGTGAAGTGCTCCGAGCGTTCACCGAGGACGATCCCGATGGCAACGGTAGCGACGACACGTACGGACTCACCGGCTCCTCCCCGGGAACCTACAAGTACCTGTGGGGAGCTTTCGGCACACCCGGGCCCGGGCGGATCTACGCCGACGAAGCCGGTGAGATCCGGGACAGCTACCAGGACGAGGGCATGGCCGAAGCTGTGGAGTACATCGCAGATCTTGAGACATCCGGATTTGTCGATCCCGACAGCTACACCATCGATGGGCTGGAAGCGCGTGACCGCGGTTTCCAGGGCACGGCTGGAGTCATGGGTGTGAGCTGGACCGCCGTGGTCAAGGAGCCCTCGGCGAGCCTGGGGCGGGAGGCCAACCCCGATGCTGAGTGGGCGCAGATCGACCAGCTCCAGCAGGCCGACGGATCCCCGGGGATGCTGCCCGTCAGCACCGACTCCGCCTCGATGTACGCCATTCCATCATCTCTGGAAGGCGACGACGCCAAGATCGAAAAGATCATAGGGCTGATCAACTATCTCTCCACGCCGGAGGGGAACCGCTTCGCCATGTGGGGCGAGGAGGGGACTCACTACGAGGTGGACGATGACGGGAACATCTCCGCACTTCCGGCCCGAGATGACTTTGAGAATGGCATCTTCTTCATCTACCTGGTGGCCGGCCGTGAGGAACTGCCCTACCTGGAAGCCCTCTTCCCCGACCTGATGGACTACATCGAAGTCGCTCATGGCCAGCCCACGGTGACCACGTGGGAGGAGTACGTCGTCCCGCCGGACGGCTACAACCGTGCAGACGCGGACAGGTTCTCGGAGGATCAGATGGTGCAGCTGATGACCGGTCAGCAGCCTGCGTCCAACTACCAGGACGTCGTCGACACGCTGCAAGGGCAGTTCGGCTACGCGGAGTTTGTTGATGCTGCTCGCGAGCAACTCGCAGACGTGAACACTGAGAACTGA
- a CDS encoding alpha/beta hydrolase-fold protein has translation MPAQYSAPLRLNYLQYVVTSNRQMVETTIRVLEPDRLDTTVRPRILFLLPSCPELSHRSGDGLDEVLKHDLHNRYGFIAVAPTFADWPWMTDLPDQQMFQQVLYFIEDVVGFIDQLHPDATRLLIGYSKGGSAALQLLLRYPDMFQAAAAFDSPVMKEQPDQWEMPYFWPNPEHFQDFAIPHLLRTRGRDLGSDPRIGLFGYGNFGKNAPEWTFDHLGAAHELMTSLGIPHVYDNDTYRDHRWDSGWLPEAVAALDRMSA, from the coding sequence GTGCCCGCGCAGTACTCCGCGCCCTTGCGGCTCAACTACCTGCAGTACGTCGTGACCTCAAACCGGCAGATGGTCGAGACAACGATTCGCGTGCTCGAACCCGATCGTCTGGACACCACTGTCCGCCCTCGGATCCTCTTCCTCCTGCCCTCCTGCCCAGAGCTCAGTCACCGATCCGGCGATGGCCTCGATGAGGTACTCAAGCACGACCTGCACAACCGGTATGGGTTCATCGCCGTGGCCCCCACGTTCGCCGACTGGCCATGGATGACCGACCTGCCGGATCAGCAGATGTTCCAGCAGGTGCTGTACTTCATCGAAGATGTCGTGGGCTTCATCGACCAGCTCCATCCGGATGCGACACGGTTGCTCATCGGCTACAGCAAGGGCGGATCAGCGGCGCTGCAGCTGCTGCTGCGCTACCCCGACATGTTCCAGGCGGCGGCGGCCTTCGACTCGCCGGTGATGAAGGAGCAGCCCGACCAGTGGGAGATGCCCTACTTCTGGCCGAACCCGGAGCACTTCCAGGACTTCGCGATCCCACACCTCCTCCGTACTCGAGGTCGCGATCTCGGTTCGGACCCGCGGATCGGCCTGTTTGGTTACGGAAACTTCGGTAAGAACGCGCCGGAGTGGACCTTCGATCACCTGGGCGCTGCGCACGAGCTGATGACCAGCCTCGGCATCCCACATGTGTACGACAACGACACCTACCGCGACCACCGGTGGGACTCCGGCTGGCTCCCGGAGGCGGTGGCAGCATTGGATCGAATGTCGGCGTGA
- a CDS encoding DUF6385 domain-containing protein produces the protein MQTTNTSVLARRIWIDDDYATLAYEAGWASEAVFFTQVEGEHPELTVATEISPDGITWIERGGRSTLTIEESITENALTTFGTWVRVRIRGASSQHPARVLVHVNLKG, from the coding sequence ATGCAGACCACCAACACCTCCGTGCTCGCACGCCGGATATGGATTGATGACGACTACGCCACGCTCGCCTACGAGGCTGGCTGGGCAAGCGAGGCGGTGTTCTTCACCCAGGTGGAAGGAGAGCATCCCGAGCTGACGGTCGCCACCGAGATCTCGCCTGACGGCATCACCTGGATCGAGCGAGGTGGGCGCAGCACTCTCACCATCGAGGAGTCCATCACCGAGAACGCGCTCACCACCTTCGGGACCTGGGTGCGGGTGCGGATCCGAGGCGCGAGCTCACAACATCCTGCCCGAGTCCTCGTGCACGTTAATCTCAAGGGCTGA